One segment of Candidatus Neomarinimicrobiota bacterium DNA contains the following:
- a CDS encoding 50S ribosomal protein L25: MANDLLNVRSREVVKKSVLSSTRREGGIPGVYYSSGDEPELLLIEERELLGIIASGNVIINMKMGDADAKKVVIKEVQIHPV, from the coding sequence ATGGCAAATGATTTACTTAACGTCAGGTCTCGGGAAGTAGTAAAAAAAAGCGTTTTAAGCAGCACGAGGCGCGAGGGTGGAATTCCCGGCGTGTACTATTCTTCGGGAGATGAGCCGGAACTACTTTTGATAGAGGAGCGGGAGCTGCTTGGAATAATCGCTTCGGGAAATGTGATAATAAATATGAAAATGGGCGATGCCGACGCCAAGAAAGTTGTAATAAAAGAGGTGCAGATTCATCCGGTA